The following are encoded in a window of Candidatus Binatia bacterium genomic DNA:
- a CDS encoding pitrilysin family protein → MLRAAVCAVALVCLPLAPARAAQSYAERVRETVLPNGLKILLLEDHKAPVAVLQVWYRVGSRNEQLGRTGLSHLLEHLMFKGTKKVGPEEHSKIIQHNGGNDNAFTSDDSTTYFATIASDRLPIVIDLEADRMQNLTFDDAQFTPELHVVMEERRLRTDDNPVAALFEQISAVAYSAHPYQWPTIGWMNDLKQATRQDAMEYYRTYYTPSNAVLVCVGDFSADALLAQIQTAFAAVAPGNASPPVRAIEPVQQGENRTVIRREAQLPFVGIAYHVPNLRSKDGPVLEVLSALLAGGKSARLYQQLVYEKRLARDVGSSYELTSVDPGLFFLYAQLLPGKTAKAVEQELEAQVDRLQRTRASERELTKAKNGLEASFVLGQDSLFYQGMLLGQYEAAGDWRQIDNYLPSMRAVTADDIMRVASFYLTPRNRTVGTLDPLPVSADHAPHMQVPPSGMVR, encoded by the coding sequence CACAAGGCCCCGGTTGCCGTTCTGCAGGTGTGGTATCGCGTCGGTTCACGGAACGAGCAACTTGGGCGCACCGGCCTGTCCCATCTCCTCGAGCATCTGATGTTCAAAGGCACGAAGAAGGTGGGGCCGGAGGAACACTCGAAGATCATTCAGCACAACGGCGGCAATGACAACGCCTTCACGTCGGATGACTCGACGACGTATTTCGCCACCATCGCCAGCGATCGCCTTCCAATCGTCATCGACCTGGAGGCGGACCGCATGCAGAATCTCACCTTCGACGACGCCCAGTTCACCCCGGAGCTGCATGTCGTCATGGAAGAGCGCCGCCTGCGTACCGACGACAATCCGGTGGCGGCGCTGTTCGAGCAGATCAGCGCCGTGGCCTACTCGGCGCACCCGTACCAATGGCCGACGATCGGCTGGATGAACGACCTCAAGCAGGCGACACGCCAGGACGCGATGGAGTACTACCGCACCTACTATACCCCCAGCAACGCGGTGCTGGTCTGCGTTGGCGACTTCTCCGCCGATGCCTTGCTGGCGCAGATCCAAACGGCCTTCGCGGCCGTCGCACCCGGAAACGCGTCACCACCCGTGCGCGCCATCGAACCCGTGCAGCAGGGCGAGAACCGTACCGTGATCAGGCGCGAGGCCCAGCTCCCATTCGTCGGCATCGCCTACCATGTTCCCAACCTCCGCAGCAAAGATGGCCCGGTGCTGGAAGTGCTGTCGGCACTGCTCGCGGGCGGGAAGAGCGCCCGCCTGTACCAGCAACTGGTGTACGAAAAACGCCTGGCGCGCGACGTCGGCTCCAGCTACGAGCTGACCTCGGTTGACCCAGGCCTGTTCTTTCTCTACGCCCAGCTGCTCCCCGGCAAGACCGCCAAAGCGGTAGAGCAGGAGCTCGAGGCGCAGGTTGATCGGTTGCAGCGGACACGGGCGAGCGAGCGCGAACTCACCAAGGCGAAAAACGGCCTGGAAGCGAGCTTCGTTCTGGGGCAGGATTCGCTCTTCTACCAGGGCATGCTGTTGGGACAGTACGAAGCCGCCGGCGATTGGCGGCAGATCGATAACTACCTGCCCAGCATGCGTGCGGTGACCGCGGACGACATCATGCGCGTCGCATCATTCTACCTCACCCCGCGCAATCGTACCGTCGGCACCTTGGATCCGTTGCCGGTTTCGGCCGACCACGCGCCACATATGCAAGTGCCTCCGTCAGGAATGGTGCGCTAA